The Acomys russatus chromosome X, mAcoRus1.1, whole genome shotgun sequence genome segment atacatatatccatatgtatatacttatatgaatatatgcatatatacacatacgtgTGCTCACATCCTGTCCTGTTAGAAGTATTTGAATTGATTTGCGATTGCCCAAGGCCTCACAGATGAAAACTGCCATGAGTCTCTAAAGACGTTTTGCACTACTGAACAAACTTGGGACTATTAAAGAATATGGATAATTTTTAGatgacattaatttattttttcagtgaaGTTGATTCTGTAGGGACTTGGGAAGAAAGTTTGTATTTTTGGTGTGAATGGCATTGGTCTGTAGGTAATTATGTTTGCCAGCCAACTAACATGAGTTTGGAAGCAGTGATTCTGAAGCTAATACAAGAAATGCAATCAGACTAGacatcctctgatctccatatcaTTCGTTCCATCAAAGTACCCTGGAAATACCTGGATGTATGTAATGCtcacaaacagaaagagaggaaaagaaaacattctggaGATCATCACAGCATCACTACTCAATGATATCAGCACACAGCATCTGCGGAGACATTACTAGGAAGTCCAGCTTTGCTCTCAATACACCTAAGTACCTcagggtctacaaagagaaatgtTCTCGTTTTTTATGTATCAGTATCAtgcttgatttaatttttttatatggtattagtttgttttattattacaaaCTGCATTTCACCAGTATATTTGCCAGCTTCTGATTGTTGGCAAAAGCTGAAAAAGATCATCATAACCTTAAGTGTTTCAGACGAGAAACATTGAAAGAAAGGAATTCATTTACCAGGTAGgataatatacaaatattaaataaatgaacaaaacatgAATGCAAGCTAATTTTTTATTAAGAATGAGTTGATTAATACATGGATTTTGTTTATGAATTGGAACTTTCTTCCTGGAGCCTGTGAGAGATGTTACTAATGCAGGAGCCCTCATTCCAGGCCTCTTAAAGGGCCACTTTGTAAGCACACTTGGCCTTCAACTGTCTCTGAAGATTCAAAGATCTTATCTCAGAAAGAAACATGATCACACCAAAGAGTGACATGGTGGCTGTCAGGACTCCTGCTGGAAACACagcagtaaagtgtttgcttctTAAGGCTTCTTTCTTAACAGGAAAATCGGGTGGAAAATCAATAGTGGTTTGGCCATAAAAATCAACTGCGTGGTTCCAGctcacagaaacaaatgaaaagaggCTGCTAACACATAAAAACAAGGCAGAGACCTTATAACAATATATCTGCATCTCAACAAATGGGTTCTTCATACAGCTGATCTTAAAGGCCATTGCACTAAAAATCAGAACCACAGGCTTCATCAAAATTGCCCAAATTAACAGGATCCGTGCATACTGAAATTCAGGTGAAAGTTTCCAAGTTGAATCGATAGGGGTGTGCACCAGCGTCTTGATTAGGGTCCCTGAGACATTAAACTCTTGTGGGTAATAAGCTTCCCAGAGGCCAAAGGACACAAACTGCACAACTTTGTCATCAAATTTCCATAGGCGCCAGTATTGGTTGCTGGCAATGGCTATTTCAAAAACCAAAGCTGATATGCTGCTGAAGAGGCCACTAAGCTTGAAGACGCTCTGCTTAAAATTGTCAAACCTGAAGAAAAAATTGAACAAGTATAAGTCAATCCAAGAATATAAGGAAaggtaataaaacaaaataacctatGTTCTACAGAGCACTAAGCTCTCATAACTTGTCCCTGCTGCCACATTTAAGTAGTCTATCTATGGATTATGGTTTAGCACACTCCAGGCAAGAGAATacaaagcacaaaaataaattacagtGGAAGTAAAAGCACTGCCAGAGGTTTGGATAGCAATTTTGCTCCATTTGTCAAGTGCTGAAATGCTCATATTGTGTTTGGAACTGATGGTGGCCTGTATAACACCCAACCCATACTCACTTTCTTGGCAAGGCAGGACTGAGCTTGTTGATGGCTAGAACACTGAGTTTTGAAGCACAACTAGAATCATGGTGGAGAACGCTATTGTCCCAAACAAATAAGGTATATCCTGGAAAGATCTAGTTCTGCCCATGTCTAAATTCTTTGGATTAGATACATGTAtttcagaaagacagatagaaagCCCCAAGTTAAGTTAAAAGTTGTTACCTTCGCTTATCAATGGTGAGGTGATCCATTTGAAAGACGCCAAGATCATAAATATCTTCCAAGTAACAGGAAATgttgaacagagagagagggtcACGCAACAGGTGAATCACCTTCAGTAAAGGAAGTTCTGTTAGAAAGATATTTTAGCTCAGAACAGTGTCTCACCAACCAAACTCAAACTCACACAAacctttcctgtcctttccttaCTGGAGCCTCAAATTCCCATCTCTCCAATGAAATTCATGAAATCATTATGCCCAGTTTATAAATGAATGAACACAGAAAGTATAATTAACATACTCAAGTTCAGGAAACTACACAAGTGTAATGGGAAGTGCAGGTTCCAGAGACCTCAAATACTCACACAGGGCTTCCCAGCATTATGTTGTTAAGTTGGACTTACATGAAAATGAGATTACAAGAAGCACCCAAATCATATATGAGTGGCCCTCTTTTGACCTTGAAATTGAAAACAATTTATAAAAACTACATGGAAATGTGAAATACCTGTCTTTGTGTCTTGTATGTATGAAGACCAAATGTTAGTCACTTCCAACAGTGACTCTAGAAATTCTTTTGTTTCCATGACTACCAGAGCCAGAGATGAATGGCAGATTGTGAGCAATGAACTGGAATCAATACAAATAGTTTTAAAGGACCAGCATGGTTTAATATCCCTTTCATATGTGAGACTGTTCATGGTGTAATTAACCCATTTCTATTCcacttaataatttaaaatgcttcTTCATGAAATGTACTTTGATGAATATTTCCCCTTCAACAACTTTTTTAAACAACTTTTTCAATTCTCACTGCTTCCCATATCTCTGACCATTCAACTTGATGTGTCCAtgtactcctctctctctctctctctctctctctctctctctctctctctctctctcccttctctctctctctctctctctctctctctctctctctctctctgtgtgtgtgtgtgtgtgtgtgtgtgtgttgcaaagaCTCTCTGAGCTCTTATGTGGTATCACTTCTACTGTGTCTGCAGGACAGTGATTCCTAACATTCATCCACCTCTCATGTTTCCTAcaatcttccttttcctcttctatatAGATCACCAAGCTGTGTGATGAGTGATTTGATAAAGGTATCTCATTTAAGACTTAGTACTTCAAGGTCTCTTATACTCTACAAGTTGTCTAGTTTTGTTATTTCCATCTATGTGTTAAGTACACATCTATGATATGTGTTGAGTGAGATATTAATCTATGTGTGTATCAGTATTTCTTTGGAGTCACTTTTTTATTTCAGTGGTTCTTTAGCAGAATATAAGTAGAAAGTTTTCCACAACTTCAGGCTCCTTTCCACTTCATCAGTGTCTTTTCTATTTGAACAGTGTCTTATATGGTTTCTGTTAGATGGAATGGGCTTTGAATCCAATAAAAATATGCTGGTTACTCACATAATCATTGTGACACTTTTATACCAATACATCTCCAAGAAGGTCACTGTTGTAGTTCTCAGGACTTACAACATTTTTATATTGATGGTTATGGTCATCTTCAGGTAACATGTAGGGTAACTTCCAGTGTCAAGAATACTACTCAGTAGGTGTGAACTTTGTATTTGGTCGTCAATCAATTTCTCTATATTCAATTACATAAGTAATAGTGTCTCTGGCCATAACCTTATATTGTGGAGAGTCACCAATAGCATTGAATTAACCTGTGACATATCGTTTTGCGTGTGTTGTGGGGCAGTATATGGAACACTTTTGTCCAGTAACTCAAAATAATGTAACCCATTTTAGTCAATTGAAGTTTTACTGGTGACAAAAGATGTCTACTTAAAGACACATTTCTACTACTATATTGTGATTCCAGTTAAATTCCTTTTGTATATGTACCTTCTTTAAAATTTCTACTTTAGTTGTCTTCAAAAAGTTTTGCAAAAGGCCTTTAGTGTATTTTGTATCTTACCATATTCCTGCCTTTatccttttctccctttccatTCCTATTCTAGATTCCTCTTTACCTTATTACAACCCTATGTCCTACTTGCTTTTCCTTGGGTGATCTTTCCCTCTGTTCTCTTACTAGCTACTTTAATTCTGTGGTCCTTGGATTGATGCATACATACAACACTTTAAAATTTAGCATACACAAATAAGATGAAACATGTAACATATGTCTATTGGGGCAAATATGACATCACTCATGGTGATTGTCATACTTCATACAGCCACTATATGGGtataataagaaacaaaatacaagattttttaacaaacacaaaaaaggaagagtttatattcatattatacacatatataattaaatttttatttcagtttgtttatatgattaattacattgatggatttctgtatgttaaaccactCCTGCATGcgtgggatgaagcctacttggtcatggtggataataatttttatgtgttcttgaattcactttgcaagtattttattgtgtgtttttcCATTAGTGTTCATAAGATCAAtttgtctgtaattctctttctttgttgagtctttctgtggtttagggatcaaggtgacagtggcctcatagaataagtttggtaatgttccttctgcttctattttacagaataaatttttttacAGATTAAATTTGAAGAATAATTTTGAAAcaaattggtattagctcttctctgaatagctgatagaattctgcactaaatccATGTGgtcctggcttttattttatcaggtgacttttgatgactgcctgtatttccttaggtgtgataggactatccattttttttacctgatcttgattcaacctTGGAAGTTGGTAGCTATTAACAAAAATCTCCCCTGGAtgagaaggcctggtggcactcagaggaaagatagaaggctacaaagaagagacatgataccctatgggcatataaagggagaggaagtccccctcagtcacagtcatagtggaggggagtaaggggaagatgggagggagggaagaatgggaggatacaagggatgggataaccactgagatgtaacaagaataaattaagaaaatatattttaaaaagaaaagaaaactgtccatttcatttaggttttcaaattttgtggcatataggcttttgaactAAGACCTGAtaattctttgggtttcctcagtgtctgtaaTTATGtctccctcttcatttctgattttgttgatgtaAATATGCTCCCTTTGCCTATTAGTTAGTTTGGCCAAAGGTTTGTTACTCTTgtagattttctcaaagaatcagctcttggttttgttgattctttgaatttatttgtttctaatttattgatttcagccttgactttgatgatttccagccatctactcctcttgcaTGAACCTGCTTCTTTCTGTAATAGAGATACATGTGTGCTGTCAATGTTGTAGTAAGGGATATCTCcagtttctttctaaaggcacttagtgctgtgaactttcctcttagcactgatttcattgtgtcccataagttagGGTATATTGTCCCTTccatttcattgaattctaagaagtttttaatttctctttttacatcATTTCTTACCtggaggtcattgagtagggagttgttcagtttccatgaatttataGGCTTTtggcattcttttgttgttgagttccagctttaatccatggtggtctgataatatgcaaggaattatttctattttcttgtacCTGTTGAGGCTTTCTCTGTGATCAAGTATGTGggcaattttggagaaggtaccatgaggtgctgagaaggtgtattcttttgtgtt includes the following:
- the LOC127185189 gene encoding uncharacterized protein LOC127185189; the encoded protein is MLPEDDHNHQYKNVVSPENYNSDLLGDVLVIHLLRDPLSLFNISCYLEDIYDLGVFQMDHLTIDKRRFDNFKQSVFKLSGLFSSISALVFEIAIASNQYWRLWKFDDKVVQFVSFGLWEAYYPQEFNVSGTLIKTLVHTPIDSTWKLSPEFQYARILLIWAILMKPVVLIFSAMAFKISCMKNPFVEMQIYCYKVSALFLCVSSLFSFVSVSWNHAVDFYGQTTIDFPPDFPVKKEALRSKHFTAVFPAGVLTATMSLFGVIMFLSEIRSLNLQRQLKAKCAYKILSRKTPTQGGKVHSEKHRK